The Dyadobacter sandarakinus DNA window CAGGAATCACAATCATGATTAACTTTCTATTACCGCCGTGGGAAGGGTTCCTCCCCTGAGAATTTGCCAGACATCAGTCTGGATTTTTTAACTTGCCGTTACATAATCTCGAATTTGTGGAAAAACCATTCAATCAAAGCACCTATACCTTTTTCTCAGCTGATGACCGGATGAGCGAATTTGCCCGCCGGTACCACTGGCAGGATTCTCCTTTGGGAGTACCTGATCGCTGGCCTCAAAGTCTGCGCACATTGGTACAAATGATCCTGAACAGCCCGCTCCCGATGGCTGTTTTGTGGGGTACGGAGCTCATTACCCTCTATAATGATACATTTCACGAACTCTTCGGTGCACGCCGCCCCCATGCATTCGGGCAGCCGGCTGCCATGCTCGCTGAGGGCATCTGGCCGGAGGTTGTACCGCCAGCCCGCACGGTAGCTGCCGACGGCAGGGCCGTAACGCTGAGAAACCAGCCACTTGATTTTTACAAAATCGACCATACATCTTCGTCTTTCTGGGATTACAGCCTGAGCCCGCTGACGAGCGACGGGGGAAATATTGACGGAGTGCTGCTGACCTGTTCCGAAAAAACAAGTGAAATTGAAAATGCCCGGCAGCTCATCCTGTCGCAGCAGCGTTTTCAGAATCTGGTCAGGGATGCATCCATGGGCATTATCCTGCTGGAAGGTCCCGAAATGCGCGTGGAGATCGTCAACCAGGCTTATGCACAGCTGATCAACCGCAAGCCCGAAGAACTTCAGGGCCGCAGGCTGTTTGATGTAATCCCCGAAGCCCGCGATCCTTTTCATGGCATTATCGAGGAAGTCCGGTCAACCGGAAACCCCCTGTACCTTTTTCACCAGCCTTACTCGGTTGTGTCGGAAGATGGACCGAAAGAAGGTTACCTGGACCTTGTTTACCAGCCTTACAAGGAAGCGGACGGCTATATATCCGGCGTAATTATCCTTTGCCAGGATATGACCCAACAGGTATTGTCCCGGCAAAAGCTGGAAATCAGCGAGGCTAGGCTGCGGAGCGTTGTGGAAAGTGCACCTTTCCCGATCGGCGTATATGTGGGGCGGGAGATGCTTATACAGCTGGTAAACCAATCCATTATTGATGTTTGGGGAAAAGGTACGGACATCGTCGGCAAGCGGTATGCCGAGGTACTGCCCGAACTGGCCGATAAAGGCATTTACGAGCAGCTTGACCAGGTGTACATGACCGGGAAGCCGTACTATGCACACAATCAGCGCGTAGATCTGATGATTGAAGGGCAGCTTAAATCATTTTATTTCAAATATAACTTCACGCCCCTCTTTGATGCGGAGGGGAATGTATATGGCGTGATGAATACCGCTGCTGATGTGACCGACCTGGTGGTGGCGCAGCAGCAGCTGGTAGAGGCCGAGGCCAGCCTGAGGGATGCAATCGCACTCGCGCGCCTGGGTTCCTGGGAGCTCAACCTTGCAACCGGCCAGGTAAGCTACTCGGATACGATCCGGGAATGGTTTGGGTTCAGTGCCGGCCAGATTGAGCTGCCCGAAGTATATAACCCGATCCACCCCGAAGACCGGATGGATGTGGAAAGTGCCATACGTCATGCGCTGGAACCCGGCTCTACGGGTACCTATGATGCCGAGTACCGGCTCAATCCCTTTTCAGGCAGCCCCGAGCGCATTATCCATGCCCGGGGCAAGGTACTGTACGACATCGAAGGACAAGCTTACAAGCTGGTCGGTACTGCCCAGGATGTTACCGATGAGCGCCGCCGCCAGCAGGAGCTCGAACAGGTGGTTGAGATCAGGACCGAGGAGCTGGCAGCATTGAACGAGGAGCTCGCCGCTCAGAATGAAGAGTATATGGCGATCAATGAAGAACTGGAAGAAGCCAATCAGCAATTGCTGCGCTCGAATGAAAACCTGCAGCAATTTGCATACGTCGCCAGCCATGACCTGCAGGAGCCGCTGCGGAAGATCCAGCAGTTCAGCGATATACTAAAAACGCGCTACCAATCGCAGACCGGAGAAGCGGCCATATACCTTGAACGCGTACAATCGGCAGCCAGCCGGATGTCGATACTGATCAGGGATCTGCTCGACTTTTCAAGCATTTCAACCAGGCGCGGCATTCATCAGCCAGTTGCATTGAACAAAGTTATTGATAACGTACTAAATGTACTGGAACTGGCAATCACAGACAGTGCAGCGGAAATCAGGGTTGACAACCTGCCTACTATTTCGGGAGAGGCGATGCAGCTGGGGCAACTTTTTCAAAACCTGCTGAGCAATGCATTGAAGTTCCGCCGCCCGGGTCAGGCACCTTCCATTCATGTGAAGGCGAGCAAGGTAACATTAGCCGAGCTGCCGCGGACAGCTGCGCCGGCGCGCAGTGCCAGTACCTACCACCTGATTGAGGTGATTGATAATGGCATCGGCTTCGATGAGCAATACCTCGACCGGATCTTCCAGGTGTTTCAGCGGCTGCACGGTAAAAGCGAATTTGGCGGTACAGGCATAGGCCTGGCGATTTGTGAAAGGGTCGTAACCAATCATGGTGGTGCGATTACTGCCATGAGCCAGGTAGGACAGGGTGCTACGTTTCGGATTTATTTTCCGGTTTAGGGGAGGTTGGGTCAGGGGTTGTCAGGAATTGTCAGGTGTTGTCAGGGGTGGTCAGGTATGGTAGCGTACCGGCCTGGGTTGTTTTGGGCTGGTACGCTGTATTTTTTTAGTCTGATATCAGTACTTTCAGCACTTCTGATGCATGGTCTGATTGTATTTTGAGCAGGTAAATGCCTTTACTCAACGATAAGTTGGAAATATCCACCTCAGCTGTGGCTCCGCATCTTAGGACTTCTGTTGTTTTTAATGAAAATGTAAGGCCCGCTGCATTGATCAGGCTGAGCGAGATGTTGTCGTGGTGCTGCGGGCTGATTTTTACGGAGAGCTGTTTCTGGACGGGGTTGGGGAAAATGGTTGAGCTTGTCACTTCACTTACGGGCTTTTCAAAACCAGGGTTTGCGGCAAGGCGGATTGTGTTTAAAACAGGATCCGTCGTAGAAATGATTAGTTCGGGCGGATTAGAGCCATTTTCCTTACTATTAAAGACCATTCGCAGCTTACGGTTATCACTGTCCTGCAACACAAAGGTGATCATCTTATCGCCGGCAACCCACGATTTGGCATATTCAGTAACGTCAAATTCAAAGTAGGAAGCTGTTTCGGTGATGACACGCCTGTCTATTTCTTTCATACTACCGGCCGGCACATCATTCCAGGTGATTGTATTTTCGCTCCAGTCATCATTTTCAAGCGCAAAAACCCGGAATTGCAAAGGAAGGCCTGCTTCATGCTTGTACCCATAAATCCGTAGATATGCTTTGGTCACCTGACTGATACCCGCCAGCGAAAACTTCATGTAACTTTCCCGGTTCAGGTCGTTACGGCTCCCCCCTTTCACATCCAGCGTTGACTCCCTGCCAAAATTCTGATCGGCATAGCTCCCTCCCCTGACGTAGGCATCATCAGTAGGTTGCAAAGTCACTACCTGCAGGGGCTTAACGAATATAATTTCAAGTGCCGAAAGACGCGCCTTATCATCGGATGCATTGAAGTACAGATTGAGAAACCCGTCCGTTACCGCAACCTCCAGCGTCGCCTGGGTAGCCTTCAAGGCTCCGCCAGCCAAGGTGAAAATATCATAAAGATGCTGCTTCTGCTGACGCTCCATGGAAACATAGAACTGCCGGCTACCCCGACCTTCCCGTCTTTCCGCTACCCCCCAGTATGTTTCCGCAAAATGCATGACGATCTTGTAAATACCCGGCCTTTTTACCGGGATTGTGTAATCAAACTGGCGCGAGCAGCGCGCCACGCGGTACAGTTCATCATCTGCCGTGTAGGCAATATCCGGAACCTCCCGATCGCTGATTTCATCAATACCCGAGTAATATTTATCCGCCTGAAAAAACCTACCGTCGGCCGTCGTATAGTCGCCTCCGCCTGCGTTGATGCGGATCACATCATCAGGATTGCCGGCCAATGCTACTATTTTTACTTCGCGTTCCGAGGTAAGCACGGGCGTCCTGCTGGTACTTGCCTTTACACGAAAAATGTATGTTCCCGGCGTGGACGGCGTCCAGATAAATCTGCCGGAAGTATCCATCTGCGCGCCGGCAGGAGCATCTGTCAATGAAAAAATGGCGCGCTCCCCTTCACTCACGGCAGCCCTGGCCGTAAACATAGCGGCCTGATTCACAGGCACTGTAATGGTACGGATCGACGCAATGACCGGTGCAATACGCACGACCAGCTTCACGGAAACGGTTGCACTTGCATACCCTGCTGCGCCCACGGTCACATTCGCGGAGTAGCTTCCGCCAGCCAAACCAGCCGCATTGGCAGCCACCACCACATTATTACCGGTAACCGTGGCGCTCAGCCACGGACTGCTGGGCGGTGTAATGACATAGGGATCCACACTGCCGCTCACGGTCAGCGTCCGGGTTGGCGCCAGGCTGGAAGGGCTTGCATAAAAATTGACAATGCTGTCTGAAAGTTGGAGCTGACGGGTATTTCCCTCTGTCTGTAGTTTGAGAAGCCAAGCATCTCTCCCCGCGGAAGGCATCGGGATATCAGCTGTACCAGATTCAACTTTGGCCAGGCCGGCGAGCAGCAAACTGCCATCCGCGGCCAGCGTGATATCGGCAGGAACAGCAAAATCGGGGTAGTCGGAGGCTCCGTATGTCTGATTCCAGACCATCGTCCCACTTGCATCCAGCCTGATCAGCCAGACACAGTACAGTCCTTTCAGGGGCGCCGTTTTGTTTCCGTTCAGTCTTGAATAGGAATAGCCGCTCACTGCGTAACCGCCTTCGGGGAGCGGTATGACCGAACTTGCATAATCATAGGAGGTGCCTCCCAATGCATTATCCCATTGTACATTACCCAGCGCATCGGTTTTGACAACCCAGTAATCATCCAGCCCGAGGCTTTTTTTACTTTTATTTCCTGAAATCCCGGACCTTGAATTTCCGCATATGATAAACCCGCCATCAGAAGTGATTTCCAGATCGGTGAGCACGTCCGTATCATTTCCTCCGATCGTTTTATCCCAAATTTTATCACCATTAAAAGTAACCTTAACAAGCCAGAAGTCATTTTTACCAAATGCCTGACGCGTCTTGTCCGCTCCCAACGGCGAATCGGACGTTCCGCCAATAATAACCCCGTCGCTAGTCAGTTTCATGGCGCTCAACTGATCGTCACCTGTGCCGCCAAAGCTCTTATCCCACTGAACATTACCATTACCATCAATCTTCACAAGCCAGAAATCGTAAGACCCTTTCGATGCAGTTTTCTTTTCACCGCTGGTACCGGACAGGGTCGACCCTGCGAGCAGGTAACCTCCGTCGGGAGTTGGACTGACGGCTTTCAGCAAATCCTGATTGTCGCCGCCAATCGTTTTTTCCCATTGTTTAGTCCCGTCTTTTGACAGCTTGATGATCCAGAAATCGCCTGCATTGTCCGGTGACAGCGCACGGTCGTTCTCCGATTTATCCCTGCTTTTGTTGGACCGGGAAGTACCTGCCAGTAAATAACCACCATCCGGAGCAAGCGCTACACGGGTGTCCTGATCATGCTTGTTGCCTCCGAATGATTGCTCCCATTGAAGCGCGCCTGTTGCAGAAACCTTGGTCAGGCGGAAATCCAGATACCCCAGATCCCCCGGCAACTTACTCGTATTTTCTCCTGCCACCACGTATCCACCATCCGCAGTATTCATGATGGAGGTGAATTTGTCATCCCCCGGTTTGGAATACAATCGACTCCATTCAATGCCCGGCTGGGCGTGGAGCGTACCCGCACAGAGCAAGCAGGCGGTCAGTAATGATTTTTTAATATTCAGGGCTAATCTTCCCGGAAATTGTAATTGTTGATGCATCTGATTTACACATTATATTTTTTAAAATTTGAAAAAAGCGGCCCGGAACCACGCCCGGGCTGGTACGCTGTAAATCTTACTCCGCCACCAGCACTTTCAGCACCTCGGATGTATTATCGGAATGCACTTTGAGCAGGTAAATACCTTTGTGCAATGCCAGATTCGAAATGTCCGCCTCAGCTGTGGCCCCGCCACGCGGGGCTTCTTTGGTTTTTAGGAGAAATGTGCGTCCGGCTGCATTGATCAGGCTGAGCGAAATGTTGTCGTGGTGCTGCGGGCTGATTTTTACGGAAAGCTGCTTCTGGACGGGGTTGGGGAAAATGGTTGAGCTGACAGCTTCGTTTTCCGGCGTTTCAAAAGTCGCCGCTGCGGCTATGCGGGCTATGCCGGGCAAAGGATCCGTCGTGGTAATGATCAGCTGGGGAGGGTTGAGAGGATGCTCCTTGCTGTTGAAGATCACCCGCTTCTTTCCTTTGTTATTGTCGCGAAGTACCAGCGTAATGACTTTATCCCCGGCTGCCCATAGCTTTGCATATTTGCTCACGTCCACCCCGTAATACCCAGGCGTGCTATTTACCCCGAAAACGGCGATCTCCTCCATGGTACCTTGTGGTACCGTGTTCCAGGTAAGCGTATTTTCGATCCAGTTATCATTGTCGAGCATGTGGATGTCAATATTTGTAGATGCCCCCAGCTCCGGCTCATGATTATAGCCGTAGATGCGCAACCGGGCTTTAGTAATTCCGGTGATTCCTGCCAGGGAGAATTTAAGATAAGTGGCGCGGTTCAGGTCTTCGCGGCTTCCTCCTTTTACATCCAGCCCCGCTTCAGTGCCGAAGTTCTGGTCGGCATAGTTGCCGCCCCGCACATAGGCATCTTCCTCGGGTAGCAATGCCGCTACCTGTGTATTCTCAACACCCAATACCTCGATGGCTGAGAGCCTGGCTTTATCAGCGGATGCATTAAAATTCAGGTTAAGAAAACCGTCGGTTACAGCCACCTCAATGGTTTGCTGCACCATTTGGAAGGCGCCTCCGCCCGCAGTAAATATGTCAAAGCCCGAAAGCCAGGTTGTACCCTCCGCCGAGACATTGAAAACCCTGCTTCCCGGACCGGGCTGTCCTTTGACGGATGTACCCCAATAGGTCTCCGCAAAATGCAGTACCACTTTATAAACCCCTGGCTTCACCGGAATGGCATACTGGAACTGGGGCGAGCAGCGGGCGGTGCGGTACAGATCGTCGTCAATCGTATTGGCAATGTCTCCCTCTTTGCCATCACTGGTGCCGCCTTCACCGGAATAATATTTATCCGCCTGAAAAAACCGTCCGTCAGCTGTCGTGTAATCTCCGCCGCCCGCATTAATACGTATTACATCTTCCGGATCAGCTTGCAGGACTTTAATCTGTATGCTCTGCTCATTTTCAAATACAGGGGCTACACTGGTGCGGGCAATAATTTTAAATTTGAAAAAACCGGCTTGCTGGGGTGTCCAGCTGAAATTGCCCAAAGAATCCATAATGGCGCCAGCCGGTGCTCCGACTAATGATATGATCGCCCGCTCACCGGGGTTCGGCCTGACAATTGCCTTGAACCTGGCCGTTTGATTGACATTGACCGTAATGGGAGCAATGGGTGCGATAGAAGGCGCTCGACGTTGTGTAATCCGGACCGGAACGATCAGGCGGGCATATCCCGGAGCACTAATCCCAATGGTGGTCGAAGAAGCTGATCCATCCATATATATGATTGTCCCATTTGCGGTAAATTTAACATTGCTTCCGGAAACTGAGACTTTCAGCCAGTTTTTGTCAGACTGTTTGATTTTAAATGTTGGAAGTAGACCGCCGGTTGCTGTTAACTGAAGTGTCTTTGTCGGTCTGAAAGCATTGGTAGGATCTCCAACGAAATTGACCTCACTTTCCGACAGAAGCAGTTTTTTATCATTATCCTCTGCCAGCAGCTTGATGAGCCAGCTGTCTATTCCATCGGTGGTTTCTGCCATATCCACAGTCGCAGTCCTGTTCACTGCCTCAGCGGCGATCAAAAACCCACCATCTGCCGTGCTGATAAAATCACCCGTCTTTGTATAGTTCTGCTTCCCGTCGGATCCAATTGTTTTTTCCCAGGTTTTTTTACCCGCATCATCCAGCCGCACGATCCAGATGTTTCCACTTCCTTTCAAAGGTGCCGACTTATCGCCTGAAGTACCCGAGGTAGAGTAGCCGCTCAGCACGTACCCGCCTTTCGAATGCTGAATAATTTTTGCAGGCACGTCATAGCCGGAACCACCGATTGTTTTATCCCACTGAACATTGCCCGAACCATCCGTTTTGACAACCCAGTAATCTTCCCCGCCACGGTTATTTTCGCTCTTGTTCCCTCCGATACCCGAAGTTGAGTTTCCGCTTAAAACATACCCGCCATCGGAAGTTACAGCCAGGTCGGTCAAGCTTTCAGCAGACAAGCCGCCTATGGTTTTATCCCAGAGTTTGGTCCCGTCGGCGGCAAGCTTCACGAGCCAGTAGTCCGTTGCGCCTATTGCATTCTGGCTTTTATCTCCACTGACAGCTGAGTTGGAAGTTCCGCCTAATATAATGCCGTCCGCAGTCGGCTTCATGGCATACAGACTATCCTGCCCGCTTCCGCCATAACTTTTATCCCACAAAACCTTCCCGGCCGCATCGATCCTGACAAGCCAGAAATCAGAACCTCCTTTTGAGGCAGTACTTTTTTCGCCGCTGATCCCCGATGAAGAAGATCCGCCCAGGAGAAAGCCGCCGTCACTGGTAGCAGCTACGGCTTTCAGAAGTTCACGGTTGCTGCCGCCGATCGTTTTATCCCATTGCTTGGTCCCATCTGCGGCCAATTTGATCACCCAGAAATCGCCCCGGCTGTCCACTGACACGGCCCGGTCGTTTTCAGACTTATCACCGCTTTTGTTCGACTGGGAGGTTCCGGCCATGAGAAAGCCGCCGTCGGATATGGGTAAGACTTTGGGGTTTTCGTCCGGACTAATGCCTCTGAAAAACTTTTCCCATTGAAGGATACCCTGGGCAGAAATCTTGATTACCCGGAAATCGTTGTTTAAGTCATATCCATTAGTGCTACCTAAGCTATTACCTGCTGCTATGTAGCCGCCGTCGGACGTTGCAACAACGGACGTCAGCCTGTTGGCCGGTCCCGTTCCATACCCACCTCCCCACTCTATGCCCGGCTGGGCGTAGCTGGCAACAGAAAGAAAAAGACAACCTACCAGTGCTATTCCGGGTAGTTTAGAAATGAATTGTGAAAGGCATCGTAGTTGTAAAATCATTTGTTTGACCGGGATAAATATTAAGAATTAAAATACGGCCCGGAACCACGCCCGGGCCGGTATGCTGTAAATCTTACTCCGCCACCAGCACTTTCAGCACTTCCGAAGCATTGTCCGAATGTACTTTAAGCAGGTAAATGCCTTTTGCCAGCGACAGGTTTGAAATATCCGCCTCAGCTGTGGCTCCGCCTCTTGGGGCTTCTTTGGTTTTTAATGGATAGATGCGGCCAGATGCATTGATCAGGCTGAGTGAAATGTTGTCGTGGTGCTGCGGGCTGATTTTTACGGAGATTTGTTTCTGGACGGGGTTGGGGAAAATGGTTGAGCTGGCAGCTTCTATTTCTGACGTTTCAAAAGCCGGCGCTGCGGCTATGCGGGCTATGCCGGGCAAAGGATCCGTTGTGGTGATGATGAGCTGGGGTGGGTTGAGAGGATGCTCTTTGCTGTTGAAGATCACCCGTTTCTTTCCCTTATTATTGTCGCGAAGGACGAGGGTAATCACCTTATCGCCGGCTGCCCATGATTTGGCATACTTGGTCACATCGAGTTCGTAATATCTGGCAGTACTGTATGCCCCGAAAATAGCAATCTCCTTCATCATACCCTGCGGTGCTGTATTCCAGGTGAGCGTATTTTCATTCCAATCATCATTATCAAGCGTGTGAATATCGACAGTCACCACAGACCCCAGCTCCGGTTCATGATTGTAGCCATAGATCCGCAGCCGGGCTTTGGTCAGTGAATTGATGCCCGCTAGGGAAAATTTGAGATAAGTTGCGCGGTTCAGGTCTTCGCGGCTTCCTCCCTTTACATCCAGCCCGGCTTCGCTGCCGAAATTCTGATCGGCATAGCTGCCACCGCGGACATACGCATCCTCCTCGGGCAGCAAGGCAACTACCTGAGTACTTTCAACCCCCAATACCTCAATGGCTGAAAGCCGGGCCTTGTCAGCTGATGCCGTGAAATCCAGATTGAGAAAACCATCCGTCACCGCAATCTCAGTGGTTTGCTGCACCATCTGGAAAGCACCTCCGCCCACAGCGAAAATGTCAAAGCCTGAGAGCCAGGTAGTGCCTTCGGCAGAAGCGCTGAAGACCCTGCTTCCTGCACCCGGCTGTCCTTTGGCAGATGTGCCCCAGTAGGTCTCCGCAAAATGCAGCGTAACTTTATAAACCCCCGGCTTCACCGGAATGGCATACTGGAACTGGGGCGAGCAGCGGGCGGTGCGGTATAGATCATCGTCAATCGTATTTGTAATGTCCCCCTCCTTGCCATCACTGGTGCCGGCTATACCTGAGTAATATTTGTCAGCTTGAAAAAGACGTCCGTCTGCTGTCGTATAGTCGCCGCCACCTGCATTGATGCGGACGATATCTTCCGGATCAGCTTGAAGAACTTTGATCTCTACGCTCTGTTCGGACTCAAATACGGGAGCTGCACTGGTGCGGGATTTAACCTTAAACTTATACAAACCGGCCCGCTGAGGAGTCCAGCTGAAATTGCCCAGTGTATCCATGATGGCACCATCCGGAGCTCCAATCAATGAGAACAAAACCCACTCGCCGGGATTAGCCCGGGCAATGGCTTTAAACCTGGCGGTTTGATTGGCAATGACCGTAATCGGAGCAATCGGAGAAATGTAGGGTGCGCGGCGCTCAGAGATCCGGACAATGACAGAAACGCTGGCATACCCGGGGGCTGTAATCGTGATCGTGGTGGAAGACGTTGCGCCGGGATTCAGGATCCGCGAATTTCCGGAAAACTTGATGTTGGCGCCGGAAGCAGAAACGTTCAGCCAATTTTTGTCTGACCGCTGTAATGTAAACGGAGGAAGCGTTCCGTCGCTGGCTGTAAGTGTAATAACCTGTACCGGATTGTATTGATTAGTCGGTTCTCCTAGTAATTTGACCTCACTGGCTGAGAGAAGCAGCTTTTTATCATTATCCTCTGCCAGCAGCTTGATTATCCAGCTTTCTATGTCGTCGGTAATTTCAGGCATATCCGCAGTCCGGTTCCTGTTTTTTGCTTCCGCAGCGATCAAAAACCCACCGTCAGGTGTGACGATCAGGTCGCCGGTTTTTGTGAAATTATCCTTACCGGCAGACCCGATTGTTTTTTCCCAGACCTTTTTACCACCGCCGTCCAGCCTCACCATCCAGATACACCCAATGCCCTTCAAAGGCTCCGACTTGTCGCCCGAAGTACCCGAGGTGGAGTAGCCGCTCAGCACGTACCCGCCTTTTGGATGCTGAATGATTTTAGCGGGCACGTCGTAACTGGTACCACCAATTGTTTTATCCCACTGAACATTGCCCGAACCATCCGTTTTGACGACCCAGTAATCTTCTGCACCGCGGCCGTTTTCACTTTTATTTCCTCCAATATTCGAAGTAGAACTTCCGCTCAAAACATAACCGCCATCGGATGTGAGAGCCAGGTCTGTCAAACTTTCAGCAGACAAGCCGCCTATGGTTTTGTCCCAAAGTTTGGTTCCGTCGGTGGAAAGCTTTACGAGCCAGTAGTCCGTCGCACCCACGGCATTCTGACTTTTATCCCCACTCAAAACAGAATTGGAAGTCCCGCCCACGATAATGCCGTCAGCAGTTGGTTTCATGGCATACAGGCTATCCTGACCGCTTCCGCCGAAACTTTTATCCCACAAAACCTTCCCGGCCGCATCCATTTTGACAAGCCAGAAATCAGAATCTCCTTTTGAGGCAGTACTTTTTTCAGCGCTGATACCCGATGAAGAAGACCCGCCCAGCAGAAATCCACCATCATTGGTAGCAGCTACGGCTTTCAGGAGTTCACGGTTGCTGCCGCCGATCGTTTTATCCCATTGCTTCGTCCCGTCTGGCGCCAGTTTGATCACCCAGAAATCGCCCCGGCTGTCCACCGACACGGCCCTGTCGTTTTCAGACTTATCGCCGCTTTTATTGGATTGGGAGGTTCCGGCGAGCAGGT harbors:
- a CDS encoding CBM96 family carbohydrate-binding protein encodes the protein MASQIRGTLHFYIDFRQLLLMFCLFISAASYAQPAIEWGKAYAYPLTNKFTSVVATADGGYVAAGDANGYMGQAFSSKDFRVVKISAQGAVQWEKFFRADRMDENPRIILTQDGGYLLAGTSQSNKSGDKSENDRAVSVDSRGDFWVIKLAPDGTKQWDKTIGGSNRELLKAVAATNDGGFLLGGSSSSGISAEKSTASKGDSDFWLVKMDAAGKVLWDKSFGGSGQDSLYAMKPTADGIIVGGTSNSVLSGDKSQNAVGATDYWLVKLSTDGTKLWDKTIGGLSAESLTDLALTSDGGYVLSGSSTSNIGGNKSENGRGAEDYWVVKTDGSGNVQWDKTIGGTSYDVPAKIIQHPKGGYVLSGYSTSGTSGDKSEPLKGIGCIWMVRLDGGGKKVWEKTIGSAGKDNFTKTGDLIVTPDGGFLIAAEAKNRNRTADMPEITDDIESWIIKLLAEDNDKKLLLSASEVKLLGEPTNQYNPVQVITLTASDGTLPPFTLQRSDKNWLNVSASGANIKFSGNSRILNPGATSSTTITITAPGYASVSVIVRISERRAPYISPIAPITVIANQTARFKAIARANPGEWVLFSLIGAPDGAIMDTLGNFSWTPQRAGLYKFKVKSRTSAAPVFESEQSVEIKVLQADPEDIVRINAGGGDYTTADGRLFQADKYYSGIAGTSDGKEGDITNTIDDDLYRTARCSPQFQYAIPVKPGVYKVTLHFAETYWGTSAKGQPGAGSRVFSASAEGTTWLSGFDIFAVGGGAFQMVQQTTEIAVTDGFLNLDFTASADKARLSAIEVLGVESTQVVALLPEEDAYVRGGSYADQNFGSEAGLDVKGGSREDLNRATYLKFSLAGINSLTKARLRIYGYNHEPELGSVVTVDIHTLDNDDWNENTLTWNTAPQGMMKEIAIFGAYSTARYYELDVTKYAKSWAAGDKVITLVLRDNNKGKKRVIFNSKEHPLNPPQLIITTTDPLPGIARIAAAPAFETSEIEAASSTIFPNPVQKQISVKISPQHHDNISLSLINASGRIYPLKTKEAPRGGATAEADISNLSLAKGIYLLKVHSDNASEVLKVLVAE